From the Desulfovibrio sp. JY genome, one window contains:
- a CDS encoding tetratricopeptide repeat protein, with the protein MDFSPILFDTVVIVSGNEENVRRDRRSLAPFRPRCVEQFASGEKALAFLAANRADVVLLDSQLDDMDGTQFLRASRRDRRLKDVPIVMVTSQSQRDKVLDAIAVGCAGYILRPYSEETFRKHVLRGCQVERVTEIERQQIEDAREMVAMGNFDDAIEAFEEIITEQNMAQKYYDMGCRCLVRQKYGQAIIAFKKAIKINDLYAEAYKGLADAYKGKGDLDEFKRNLQKAAEIHAQFNHMEETKELFIEILKYDPNTPNPFNSLGVKLRKSGDLAGALHAYKQALSLTPSDENIHFNMSKAYYFMGNTEDAKLCVEKALDSSPGFEEGRKLYRKLFGREYPRAAPPAPPPDDRQQAAESLRDD; encoded by the coding sequence ATGGACTTCTCCCCGATCCTCTTCGATACAGTCGTTATCGTCAGCGGCAACGAGGAAAACGTCCGACGCGACCGGCGCTCCCTGGCCCCCTTTCGCCCCCGGTGCGTGGAACAGTTCGCCTCCGGGGAAAAAGCCCTGGCCTTCCTCGCCGCCAACCGCGCCGACGTCGTGCTCCTCGACAGCCAGCTCGACGACATGGACGGCACCCAGTTCCTGCGCGCCAGCCGCCGCGACCGGCGCCTCAAGGACGTGCCCATTGTCATGGTCACCTCCCAGAGCCAGCGCGACAAGGTTCTCGACGCCATCGCCGTGGGCTGCGCCGGCTACATCCTGCGCCCCTACTCCGAGGAGACCTTCCGCAAGCACGTGCTGCGCGGCTGCCAGGTCGAACGCGTCACCGAGATCGAACGCCAGCAGATCGAAGACGCCCGCGAAATGGTGGCCATGGGCAACTTCGACGACGCCATCGAGGCCTTCGAGGAAATCATCACCGAACAAAACATGGCCCAGAAGTACTACGACATGGGCTGCCGCTGCCTGGTGCGCCAGAAATACGGCCAGGCCATCATCGCCTTCAAAAAGGCCATCAAGATAAACGACCTGTACGCCGAAGCCTACAAAGGCCTGGCCGATGCCTACAAGGGCAAGGGAGACCTGGACGAATTCAAGCGCAACCTGCAAAAGGCCGCCGAAATCCACGCCCAGTTCAACCACATGGAAGAGACCAAGGAACTGTTCATCGAGATCCTCAAATACGATCCCAACACCCCGAACCCCTTCAACTCCCTCGGCGTCAAGCTGCGCAAGAGCGGCGACCTCGCCGGCGCCCTGCACGCCTACAAGCAGGCCCTTTCCCTCACGCCAAGCGACGAAAATATCCACTTCAACATGTCCAAGGCCTACTACTTCATGGGCAATACCGAGGACGCCAAGCTTTGCGTGGAAAAGGCCCTGGACAGCAGCCCCGGATTCGAGGAAGGGCGCAAACTCTACCGCAAACTTTTCGGCCGCGAATATCCCCGCGCCGCTCCCCCAGCCCCGCCACCGGACGATCGGCAACAGGCGGCGGAATCGCTGCGCGACGACTGA
- a CDS encoding HD domain-containing protein — protein MITAIRAWFETFVDAHRQGTPDHDAHLDLKRTHSLHVMDEAGAQAEALDLSGKMRQLAVITGLLHDTGRFPQYRRFHTFRDADSANHAILGTIALAREKALAELDKRSRTLVRTAIICHNKRAIPARVASGADADALALVRIARDADKLDIVRVMLEHFQDPKEKDAVVFLGLPDIPDAYNPVFLEDIEAGRIGNYYAMGSTNDFALLLLSWINDMNFARTRREFFTRGLVAGLFDALPDLPDLLAFKTRYHDRFAPRETVSP, from the coding sequence ATGATCACGGCCATTCGCGCCTGGTTCGAGACCTTTGTCGACGCGCACCGCCAGGGAACACCCGACCACGACGCCCATCTGGATCTCAAGCGCACCCACAGCCTGCATGTCATGGACGAGGCCGGGGCCCAGGCCGAAGCGTTGGACCTGTCCGGGAAGATGCGCCAACTAGCCGTCATCACGGGACTTTTGCACGATACCGGCCGTTTTCCCCAATACCGGCGCTTTCACACCTTCCGCGACGCCGACAGCGCCAACCACGCCATCCTCGGCACCATCGCCCTGGCCCGCGAAAAGGCCCTGGCCGAGCTGGACAAACGGTCCCGAACCCTTGTGCGCACGGCCATCATCTGCCACAATAAACGAGCCATTCCGGCGCGCGTCGCCTCCGGTGCGGATGCCGACGCCCTGGCCCTTGTCCGCATCGCGCGCGACGCCGACAAGCTCGATATCGTCCGGGTCATGCTCGAACATTTTCAAGACCCGAAGGAAAAGGACGCCGTGGTGTTCCTGGGGCTGCCCGACATCCCGGACGCCTACAACCCCGTCTTCCTCGAAGACATCGAAGCCGGCCGCATCGGAAACTATTACGCCATGGGCTCCACCAACGACTTCGCCCTGCTGCTTTTAAGCTGGATCAACGACATGAACTTCGCCCGGACGCGGCGCGAATTCTTCACCCGCGGCCTCGTTGCCGGCCTTTTCGACGCGCTGCCGGACTTGCCCGACCTGCTCGCCTTCAAGACACGCTACCACGACCGGTTCGCCCCACGCGAAACGGTTTCCCCCTGA
- a CDS encoding response regulator, translating to MRVLVVEDDFTSRKILQKILGPYGEVDIAVNGLEAVEAFSQSLEDDNRYDLICMDIMMPEMDGQTALKTIRAIERERGITPAQEAKVVMTTALDDPKNVVEAYYKGGATSYVPKPIDKHMLLHLLKNLGIIE from the coding sequence ATGCGAGTGTTGGTAGTCGAGGACGACTTTACGAGTCGGAAGATCCTCCAGAAAATTCTCGGCCCCTATGGCGAGGTCGACATCGCGGTCAACGGGCTTGAAGCCGTCGAGGCCTTCAGTCAGTCCCTCGAGGACGACAATCGCTACGACCTGATCTGCATGGACATCATGATGCCGGAGATGGACGGGCAGACGGCGCTCAAGACCATTCGCGCCATCGAGCGGGAGCGCGGCATCACGCCGGCCCAGGAAGCCAAGGTGGTCATGACCACGGCCCTGGACGATCCCAAAAACGTGGTGGAAGCCTATTACAAGGGCGGGGCCACCTCGTACGTCCCGAAGCCCATCGACAAGCACATGCTGCTGCATCTGCTCAAAAACCTCGGCATCATCGAATAG
- a CDS encoding sulfite exporter TauE/SafE family protein, producing MGFGRQVYEFLKAGSIAHAQWDLEVSTSIIKNRKKLLILGILLLPIIAVSFAEAGGYLGGKHAYAPAFYTSTIFFASIAVGLAAGLITGCIGAGGGFIITPALMSVGVKGILAVGTDLFHIFAKAIMGTTVHKKLGNVSVKLAIAFLVGSISGTFVGGAINKWFYNKDPLLSDTFISIIYVLILGFLGIYAMTDYIRATRKTAPAASSSTDSHGGATGVTSIGAKLQNLNVAPMIPFDEDFVPGGKRISGWIVASGGLLVGILSALMGMGGGFVTFPMFVYIFGVSSMTTVGTDIFQIIFTAGVGSIAQYAIYGYVFYSLAVGMLLGSLLGIQVGALTTKVVKGIHIRGFYAITILAGFINRIAALPKKFMEMGYINWPKAVVGNIEFVGNILFWIVVAVFMVWVISKFVTNLANLHHQEVN from the coding sequence ATGGGATTCGGCAGGCAGGTCTATGAATTCCTCAAGGCAGGATCGATCGCTCATGCGCAATGGGATTTGGAAGTATCCACATCCATCATAAAAAATCGTAAAAAGCTGCTCATTCTCGGGATCCTGTTGCTGCCCATCATCGCGGTCTCCTTTGCCGAAGCCGGCGGTTATCTCGGCGGCAAGCACGCCTATGCCCCGGCCTTTTACACCTCGACGATCTTCTTTGCCTCCATCGCCGTGGGCCTGGCCGCCGGGCTTATCACCGGCTGCATCGGCGCGGGCGGCGGATTTATCATCACTCCGGCGCTCATGTCCGTCGGCGTCAAAGGCATCCTGGCCGTCGGCACCGACCTCTTCCACATCTTCGCCAAGGCCATCATGGGCACCACGGTCCATAAGAAGCTTGGCAACGTCTCGGTCAAACTGGCCATCGCCTTTCTGGTGGGCTCTATCTCCGGCACCTTCGTCGGCGGCGCCATCAACAAATGGTTTTACAACAAGGACCCGCTCCTTTCCGATACCTTCATCAGCATCATTTACGTGTTGATACTCGGCTTCCTGGGCATCTACGCCATGACGGACTACATCCGGGCCACCCGCAAGACGGCCCCGGCCGCCAGCAGCAGCACTGACAGTCACGGCGGAGCCACGGGCGTCACCAGCATCGGCGCGAAACTGCAAAATCTCAACGTCGCCCCCATGATCCCCTTCGACGAGGACTTCGTGCCCGGCGGCAAGCGCATCTCCGGCTGGATCGTGGCCTCGGGCGGCCTGCTCGTCGGCATCCTGTCCGCGCTGATGGGCATGGGCGGCGGTTTCGTCACCTTCCCCATGTTCGTCTACATCTTCGGCGTCTCTTCCATGACCACCGTGGGCACGGACATTTTCCAGATCATCTTCACCGCCGGCGTCGGCTCCATCGCCCAGTACGCCATTTACGGCTACGTGTTCTATTCCCTGGCCGTCGGCATGCTGCTCGGTTCCCTGCTCGGCATCCAGGTCGGCGCGCTGACCACCAAGGTGGTCAAGGGCATCCATATCCGGGGCTTTTACGCCATCACCATCCTGGCCGGCTTCATCAACCGGATCGCCGCGCTGCCGAAGAAGTTCATGGAAATGGGCTATATCAACTGGCCCAAGGCCGTGGTGGGCAATATCGAGTTCGTCGGCAACATCCTCTTCTGGATCGTGGTGGCCGTGTTCATGGTCTGGGTCATCAGCAAGTTCGTCACCAACCTCGCCAATCTCCATCACCAGGAGGTGAACTAG
- a CDS encoding response regulator, with amino-acid sequence MKRCQASLVIAERNANIRELLRREFGREGYAVTTASSGAEVLALLREPELVDLLVLDAEIGGSDGASLVPRLTRLFPRLPVVLHVFAGQEGDEGSVVRVRKEGDFERLKHVVREVLANRAGQDEPGKAG; translated from the coding sequence GTGAAACGTTGCCAGGCCTCGCTCGTCATAGCCGAGAGAAACGCCAATATCCGGGAACTGCTGCGCCGGGAATTCGGCCGCGAGGGCTACGCCGTCACCACGGCGAGCTCCGGCGCCGAAGTCCTGGCCTTGCTGCGGGAACCGGAGTTGGTGGATCTGCTCGTGCTCGACGCCGAGATCGGCGGCAGCGACGGCGCAAGCCTTGTGCCGCGCCTGACCCGGCTCTTCCCCCGATTGCCCGTCGTGCTGCACGTCTTCGCCGGCCAGGAAGGCGACGAAGGCAGCGTGGTGCGGGTGCGCAAGGAAGGGGATTTCGAGCGCCTCAAGCACGTCGTGCGCGAGGTGCTCGCCAATCGGGCCGGACAGGACGAACCCGGCAAGGCAGGCTAG
- a CDS encoding sigma-54 dependent transcriptional regulator: MEQILIVDDDHQLRMSFERLLAAEGFEVRTASSGEAGITAVREAAPDVVIMDVRMPGISGLEAYAAMREIEPRLPVIIMTAYGTTDIAIEATKLGAFDYILKPFDIPDILKLINKAIAAGRSMRSRVAVGEEGEQALAADAIIGRSPAMQELYKAIGRAAPTDATVLIRGESGTGKELVARAVYQHSLRADKPFLVINCVAIPETLLESELFGYEKGAFTGATGRKVGKIEQANHGTVFLDEIGDMPLAIQAKILRLLQEQNVERLGGRQVIPVDVRIIAATNRDLEEAVRQGQFREDLYYRLKVVSLTLPPLRERPSDIALLVRYFMARYAKEMGHPDPGVSEAAMALLTANPWPGNVRELGNTVKKALIFNRGATLGPEEIQKASGEPLRNGDLAAQATGDALADFIRRQLASGRESLFEELMDHFGQLVIREALEATGGNRTQAARLLGLSRPTLIAKIEKYGLRIESRVRDSRS; encoded by the coding sequence ATGGAACAGATCCTGATCGTCGACGACGATCATCAGCTGCGGATGAGCTTCGAACGGCTGCTGGCCGCCGAGGGCTTCGAGGTGCGCACCGCCTCCTCGGGCGAGGCCGGCATCACGGCCGTACGCGAGGCCGCGCCCGACGTCGTGATCATGGACGTGCGCATGCCCGGCATCTCCGGGCTCGAGGCCTACGCCGCCATGCGCGAGATCGAGCCCAGGCTCCCGGTCATCATCATGACCGCCTACGGCACCACGGACATCGCCATCGAGGCCACCAAGCTGGGGGCCTTCGACTATATATTGAAGCCCTTCGACATCCCGGACATCCTGAAGCTCATCAACAAGGCCATCGCCGCCGGCCGGTCCATGCGCAGCCGCGTGGCCGTCGGCGAGGAAGGCGAGCAGGCCCTGGCCGCCGACGCCATCATCGGCCGCAGCCCGGCCATGCAGGAGCTTTACAAGGCCATCGGCCGCGCCGCGCCCACGGACGCCACGGTGCTCATCCGCGGCGAATCCGGCACCGGCAAGGAGCTGGTGGCCCGGGCCGTCTACCAGCACTCGCTACGGGCCGACAAACCCTTCCTGGTCATCAACTGCGTGGCCATCCCCGAAACCCTTCTGGAATCCGAGCTGTTCGGCTACGAAAAAGGCGCCTTCACCGGGGCCACCGGCCGCAAGGTGGGCAAGATCGAGCAGGCCAACCACGGTACGGTCTTCCTCGACGAGATCGGCGACATGCCGCTGGCCATCCAGGCCAAGATCCTGCGCCTGCTCCAGGAGCAAAACGTGGAGCGGCTCGGCGGACGGCAGGTCATCCCGGTGGACGTGCGCATCATCGCCGCCACCAACCGCGACCTGGAAGAGGCCGTGCGCCAGGGGCAGTTCCGCGAGGACCTCTACTACCGGCTCAAGGTCGTCAGCCTCACCCTGCCGCCGCTTCGCGAACGCCCCAGCGACATCGCGCTTCTGGTGCGCTATTTCATGGCCCGCTACGCCAAGGAGATGGGCCATCCCGATCCCGGCGTGTCCGAGGCGGCCATGGCGCTTCTCACCGCCAATCCCTGGCCGGGCAATGTGCGCGAACTTGGCAACACGGTCAAAAAGGCGCTCATCTTCAACCGGGGAGCAACCCTTGGCCCGGAGGAAATCCAGAAGGCCTCGGGCGAACCGCTGCGAAACGGCGACCTCGCCGCCCAGGCCACGGGCGACGCCCTGGCGGATTTCATCCGCCGGCAACTCGCCTCCGGCCGGGAAAGCCTGTTCGAGGAGCTCATGGACCACTTCGGCCAGCTCGTCATCCGCGAGGCCCTCGAAGCCACGGGCGGCAACCGCACCCAGGCCGCCAGGCTCCTCGGCCTGTCCCGACCGACCTTGATCGCCAAGATCGAAAAGTACGGCCTGCGCATCGAATCCCGCGTGCGCGACAGCCGCTCCTGA
- a CDS encoding CHASE3 domain-containing protein, producing the protein MTDAKTAFGLAALSRLGLRARVYLLLGSLLAVNMTGPVIMIWYAAMARDLYTATADKDLAALTAAHELENALLNQKGYATYYYLSHDASWLGKLDESRRNFSQWLERIRQQVDAPEAIQLLDAITRAYKKYADAKDNVIDLYQQGRIEAAKDQHWEVRDEFDDLRDLCERFKDFFRNRMRRTGRIYLERTDMVMGVAVIGVAINASLGFFLAYVLVSQILDPIRRLARGERSKEALAGVSNEVKAIGQKFRDLEKDVDQAHLDLEQSRGHLMQSEKLAMAGRLAAGVAHTIRNPLTSVKMRLFSLERGLKLDPTQKEDFEVIAEEIGHIDTIVRNFLEFARPPKLTAQPVSLSDVVDTTLTLLKHRLESYNVTVTLDRVRPLPPINADPDQLKEALVNLVLNACEAMIEGGEIHIREEVGVLDSYGHILAVRISDSGPGIPQALIENIFQPFFTTKGEGSGLGLPIVKRIVEEHGGWITVQSPESKGATFTMVFPYEGAGEWNRS; encoded by the coding sequence ATGACCGACGCCAAAACCGCCTTCGGACTCGCCGCGCTCTCCCGCCTGGGCCTACGCGCCCGGGTCTATCTGCTGCTCGGAAGCCTGCTTGCGGTCAACATGACCGGCCCGGTCATCATGATCTGGTACGCGGCCATGGCCCGGGACCTCTACACGGCCACGGCCGACAAGGACCTGGCCGCCCTGACCGCCGCCCACGAGCTGGAAAACGCCCTGCTCAACCAGAAGGGCTACGCCACCTACTATTATTTGAGCCATGACGCCTCCTGGCTCGGCAAACTCGACGAAAGCCGGCGCAACTTCAGCCAGTGGCTGGAGCGCATCCGCCAGCAGGTGGACGCGCCCGAGGCAATCCAGCTGCTCGACGCCATCACCCGGGCGTACAAGAAATACGCCGACGCCAAGGACAACGTCATCGACCTCTACCAGCAGGGACGCATCGAGGCGGCCAAGGACCAGCACTGGGAGGTGCGCGACGAGTTCGACGACCTGCGCGACCTGTGCGAGCGGTTCAAGGACTTCTTCCGCAACCGCATGCGCCGCACCGGCCGCATCTATCTGGAACGGACCGACATGGTCATGGGCGTGGCCGTCATCGGCGTGGCGATAAACGCCAGCCTGGGCTTTTTCCTGGCCTACGTCCTGGTCAGCCAGATCCTCGACCCCATCCGCCGGCTGGCCCGGGGCGAACGGAGCAAGGAGGCGCTCGCCGGCGTGTCCAACGAGGTCAAGGCCATTGGCCAGAAGTTCCGCGACCTGGAAAAGGACGTGGACCAGGCCCATCTGGACCTGGAGCAAAGCCGGGGGCACCTCATGCAGTCCGAAAAGCTGGCCATGGCCGGACGGCTCGCCGCCGGCGTGGCGCATACCATCCGCAATCCGCTGACCTCGGTCAAAATGCGGCTGTTCTCCCTGGAGCGCGGGCTCAAGCTCGACCCGACCCAGAAGGAGGATTTCGAGGTCATCGCCGAGGAGATCGGCCATATCGACACCATCGTGCGCAACTTCCTGGAGTTCGCCCGGCCGCCCAAGCTCACCGCCCAGCCCGTCAGCCTCTCCGACGTGGTCGACACGACGCTGACCCTGCTCAAGCACCGCCTGGAATCCTACAACGTCACCGTCACCCTGGACCGGGTCCGCCCCCTGCCCCCGATCAACGCCGATCCCGACCAGCTCAAGGAAGCCCTCGTCAACCTCGTGCTCAACGCCTGCGAAGCCATGATCGAAGGCGGCGAGATTCACATCCGCGAGGAGGTGGGCGTGCTCGACTCCTACGGCCATATCCTGGCCGTGCGCATCTCGGACAGCGGGCCAGGCATCCCGCAAGCGCTCATCGAGAACATCTTCCAGCCGTTTTTCACCACCAAGGGCGAGGGGTCGGGCCTGGGGCTGCCCATCGTCAAGCGCATCGTCGAGGAGCACGGCGGCTGGATCACGGTCCAGTCCCCGGAGAGCAAGGGGGCCACGTTCACCATGGTCTTTCCGTACGAAGGGGCAGGCGAATGGAACAGATCCTGA
- a CDS encoding methyl-accepting chemotaxis protein — MGIRRKLFLLIGVCALGFLCSVAADRTGKYYAAKYRNLEGLAADAYTELLQARREEKNFLLHLDPKYVAPTLAHADKVREDITLLSGLDAAMAQEVRGALTELAAYRKGFEDLVATQRSKGFDENQGLMRNFVYAARDLDTKFKPVTDKDFQIVLLSIRRHEKNWQLRDAETYVGKVDAAVKQLGTMVAGNPDLTPEQKKSFTTVLDTYQRSFKDYVAASAKAKNIAAAMVQNGRDLMPHFEKIERFYAARRGEVQTIVDWSMLAVQGSLGVVVLFVILWIIRGITGSLSALGAYSRQVASGDLDARPKGHFERECAVLRDDITAMVANLKEKMRQVAEKQAEASRQARAAEEAMLETKRKEEELAATLSRMQAVADEAGNISRRLSTAAKDLSAQTEQSASGVELQRRRVDETATAVSQMNATVLEIASNAGAAAQTAEETRDNATTGADVVKQAGQSMAKVNDIAMELKADMGSLGQEAQSIGEVVGVINDIADQTNLLALNAAIEAARAGEAGRGFAVVADEVRKLAEKTMVATKEVESRIRAIQEAAGRNIKSMDQAVSAVADANALAGHSGEAILAIVGHADATTGQVQSIATAAEEQSAASEQISRAITEINQVADDNVAGVEATAKAAHSLAAMADELKALIARLRGDQAALPGPRALAA, encoded by the coding sequence ATGGGTATCCGGCGGAAATTGTTCCTCTTGATAGGCGTATGTGCGCTGGGTTTTCTCTGCTCGGTCGCCGCGGACCGGACCGGCAAGTATTATGCCGCCAAATACCGCAACCTCGAGGGACTGGCGGCGGATGCCTATACCGAACTGTTGCAGGCCCGACGGGAAGAGAAGAACTTCCTGCTGCACCTGGACCCGAAGTATGTCGCGCCGACCCTGGCCCATGCCGACAAGGTCAGGGAGGACATCACGCTGCTGTCGGGCCTGGATGCGGCCATGGCGCAGGAGGTCCGGGGAGCGTTGACGGAACTGGCCGCTTACCGCAAGGGCTTCGAGGATCTTGTCGCCACCCAGCGCAGCAAGGGATTCGATGAAAACCAGGGGCTGATGCGCAATTTCGTGTACGCCGCCAGGGACCTGGATACGAAGTTCAAGCCGGTGACGGACAAGGATTTCCAGATCGTTTTGCTCAGCATCCGCCGCCATGAGAAAAACTGGCAGTTACGTGACGCGGAGACCTACGTGGGCAAGGTGGACGCGGCGGTGAAGCAACTCGGAACCATGGTCGCCGGCAACCCGGACCTGACCCCGGAGCAGAAAAAGAGTTTCACCACGGTCCTCGACACCTACCAGCGCAGTTTCAAGGATTACGTCGCGGCCAGCGCCAAGGCCAAGAATATCGCCGCCGCCATGGTGCAAAACGGCCGGGATCTCATGCCCCATTTCGAAAAGATCGAGCGCTTCTACGCCGCCCGCCGAGGCGAGGTCCAGACGATCGTGGACTGGTCCATGCTGGCCGTCCAGGGATCGCTTGGGGTCGTCGTGCTGTTCGTGATCCTGTGGATCATTCGCGGCATCACCGGCTCACTTTCGGCGCTCGGGGCCTATTCCAGACAGGTGGCTTCCGGCGACCTGGACGCCCGGCCCAAGGGCCACTTCGAACGCGAATGCGCGGTGCTGCGCGACGACATCACCGCCATGGTGGCCAACCTCAAGGAAAAGATGCGTCAGGTGGCCGAGAAGCAGGCCGAGGCCAGCCGGCAGGCCCGGGCCGCCGAGGAAGCCATGCTCGAAACCAAGCGCAAGGAAGAGGAACTGGCCGCCACGCTTTCCCGGATGCAGGCCGTGGCCGATGAAGCGGGCAATATCTCGCGCCGCCTGTCCACCGCCGCCAAGGACCTCTCCGCCCAGACCGAACAGTCGGCTTCCGGCGTGGAGCTGCAACGCCGCCGCGTGGACGAGACCGCAACCGCCGTCAGCCAGATGAACGCCACCGTCCTCGAAATCGCCTCGAACGCCGGCGCCGCCGCGCAAACCGCCGAGGAAACCCGCGACAACGCCACCACGGGCGCGGACGTGGTCAAGCAGGCCGGACAGTCCATGGCCAAGGTCAACGACATCGCCATGGAGCTCAAGGCCGACATGGGGAGCCTCGGCCAGGAAGCCCAGTCCATCGGCGAGGTCGTCGGCGTGATCAACGACATTGCCGACCAGACGAACCTGCTGGCCCTAAACGCCGCCATCGAGGCCGCCAGGGCCGGCGAGGCCGGACGGGGATTCGCGGTCGTGGCCGACGAGGTCAGAAAGCTGGCCGAGAAGACCATGGTGGCGACAAAGGAAGTGGAATCGCGCATCCGGGCCATTCAGGAAGCCGCCGGGCGCAACATCAAGAGCATGGACCAGGCCGTTTCCGCCGTGGCCGACGCCAACGCCCTGGCCGGACACTCCGGCGAAGCCATCCTCGCCATCGTGGGCCATGCCGACGCCACGACCGGTCAGGTCCAGTCCATCGCCACGGCGGCCGAGGAGCAGTCCGCCGCCTCGGAGCAGATCAGCCGGGCCATAACCGAGATCAACCAGGTGGCCGACGACAATGTGGCCGGCGTCGAGGCCACGGCCAAGGCCGCCCATTCCCTGGCCGCCATGGCCGACGAGCTCAAGGCGCTCATTGCCCGGCTGCGCGGCGATCAGGCCGCGCTTCCCGGCCCCCGCGCCCTGGCCGCCTGA
- a CDS encoding TOBE domain-containing protein produces the protein MKVSARNLIPGTVKKVSIGMVNAEVVIEAAPGVEIVSVITKESAEGLGLKAGAKVKAMVKATSVMIVTD, from the coding sequence ATGAAAGTCAGCGCTCGCAATCTGATCCCCGGCACCGTCAAGAAGGTTTCCATCGGCATGGTCAACGCCGAGGTCGTCATCGAAGCCGCCCCCGGCGTCGAGATCGTTTCCGTGATCACCAAGGAATCCGCCGAAGGCCTGGGCCTCAAGGCCGGCGCCAAGGTCAAGGCCATGGTCAAGGCCACCAGCGTCATGATCGTGACCGACTAA
- a CDS encoding TOBE domain-containing protein: MKVSARNLIPGTVKKVSIGMVNAEVVIEAAPGVEIVSVITKESAEGLGLKAGSKVKAMVKATSVMVVTD, translated from the coding sequence ATGAAAGTCAGCGCCCGCAATCTGATCCCCGGCACCGTCAAGAAGGTTTCCATCGGCATGGTCAACGCCGAGGTCGTCATCGAAGCCGCTCCCGGCGTCGAGATCGTTTCCGTGATCACCAAGGAATCCGCCGAAGGCCTGGGCCTCAAGGCCGGTTCCAAGGTCAAGGCCATGGTCAAGGCCACCAGCGTCATGGTCGTCACCGACTAG
- a CDS encoding bacteriocin family protein produces MDILKRDLAPITAAAWDAVDSRARQTLTSMLSARRVVDVTGPLGWEYAAVPLGRIDYSHPQSVSGITYGLHQVKPLVEVKVPFTLDIAEIDNAARGGKDIDLAGLDEAAEKLVRFEEEALYHGFAPAGIKGLSEVSSQSRMSVGDNPEDIAEVVSKGLTALRKTSVEGPYALVVGPEMWVALSGHVRGYPLSQYLETMLGGEVIVSPFIEEAYLLSTRGGDLEMTLGGDIAIGYSSHDTEKVALFFLESFTFQVLDPTVVVRLDRNK; encoded by the coding sequence ATGGATATCTTGAAACGCGATCTCGCCCCCATCACCGCAGCCGCCTGGGACGCCGTGGACAGCCGCGCCCGCCAGACGCTGACCAGCATGCTTTCCGCCCGCCGGGTGGTGGACGTGACCGGTCCGCTCGGCTGGGAATACGCCGCCGTGCCGCTCGGCCGCATCGACTACAGCCATCCCCAGTCCGTCTCCGGCATCACCTACGGCCTGCACCAGGTCAAACCGCTGGTCGAGGTCAAGGTGCCCTTCACCCTGGACATCGCCGAAATCGACAATGCGGCCCGGGGCGGCAAGGACATCGATCTGGCCGGCCTCGACGAAGCGGCGGAAAAACTGGTCCGGTTCGAGGAAGAGGCCCTCTATCACGGCTTCGCCCCGGCCGGCATCAAGGGCCTGTCGGAAGTCTCCAGCCAGTCGCGCATGAGCGTGGGCGACAATCCCGAGGACATCGCCGAAGTCGTCTCCAAGGGGCTTACCGCCCTGCGCAAGACCTCGGTGGAAGGCCCTTACGCCCTGGTGGTCGGCCCCGAGATGTGGGTGGCCCTGTCGGGACACGTGCGCGGCTATCCGCTGTCGCAGTACCTCGAAACCATGCTCGGCGGCGAAGTCATCGTCAGCCCCTTTATCGAGGAAGCCTACCTGCTCTCGACCCGGGGCGGCGACCTGGAGATGACCCTCGGCGGCGACATCGCCATCGGCTATTCCTCCCACGACACGGAAAAGGTGGCGCTCTTCTTCCTGGAATCATTCACTTTCCAGGTGCTCGACCCCACCGTGGTGGTGCGGCTGGACCGGAACAAATAA
- a CDS encoding ferritin-like domain-containing protein gives MDQYHEPVAELSPQDRDFVRALNSVKEELEAINWYHQRVAAATDPQIKAIMAHNRDEEIEHAVMGLEWLRRNMPAWDENMRTYFFTSGDITALEGAATGGEGGAGAPAGKATSGGSLGIGSLKGNR, from the coding sequence ATGGATCAGTATCACGAGCCCGTTGCCGAACTTTCGCCCCAGGACCGGGATTTCGTCCGGGCGCTCAACAGCGTCAAGGAAGAGCTGGAAGCCATCAACTGGTACCATCAGCGCGTGGCCGCGGCCACCGATCCCCAGATCAAGGCCATCATGGCCCACAACCGCGACGAGGAGATCGAACACGCCGTCATGGGCCTGGAATGGCTGCGCCGCAACATGCCGGCCTGGGACGAGAACATGCGCACCTACTTCTTCACCAGCGGCGACATCACCGCCCTGGAAGGCGCTGCCACCGGCGGTGAAGGTGGCGCTGGCGCACCCGCCGGCAAGGCGACTTCCGGCGGGTCCCTCGGCATCGGCAGCCTGAAAGGAAACCGTTAA